The following are encoded together in the Robertmurraya sp. FSL R5-0851 genome:
- a CDS encoding YfcE family phosphodiesterase has translation MSKVLIVSDSHGLTEELNELKKRHQDVEKFIHCGDSELSKNDEAIDQFIVVRGNCDYESLFHNDEVIDFQGTKFLVTHGHLYNVKSTLMNLKYKAEEVNANIVCFGHSHLLGIEKIGNILFLNPGSLRLPRGRDERTYVVLNFTEQIVDLHVYDFDQGEIVQLRQSFQLHI, from the coding sequence ATGTCAAAGGTGCTTATTGTAAGTGATAGTCACGGTTTAACGGAAGAATTGAATGAATTAAAGAAGCGTCATCAAGATGTTGAAAAATTTATTCATTGTGGTGATTCAGAGCTTTCAAAAAATGATGAGGCCATTGACCAATTTATTGTAGTTAGGGGAAATTGTGATTACGAGTCTCTATTTCATAATGATGAGGTTATTGATTTTCAAGGAACAAAATTTCTAGTGACCCATGGCCATTTATATAATGTGAAATCAACATTAATGAACTTAAAATATAAAGCAGAAGAAGTGAATGCTAATATCGTTTGCTTTGGTCATTCTCATCTATTAGGAATTGAAAAAATCGGTAACATTTTGTTTTTAAATCCTGGTAGCTTGAGGCTTCCTAGAGGCCGCGATGAGAGGACGTATGTGGTTCTAAACTTTACAGAACAAATAGTCGATTTACATGTGTATGATTTTGATCAGGGAGAAATAGTACAACTTCGACAAAGCTTTCAACTTCACATATAA
- a CDS encoding GerMN domain-containing protein, whose product MSKHKSTKIVSAVIVSSVLLSGCGLLGGEKKEQIDPPKTVTYTEDNGTATVVETAASEKNGEEVAEKGVMTELYLVDKNGYVVPQSIDLPKTESVAKQAVEYLVQNGPVTEMLPNGFAAVIPADTAVSVDIKEKVATVNFSKEFKNYKPEDEMKIVQSITWTLTQFDSIDKVKLKMNGHELTEMPVGGMALSKSGLTRDSGINMDTSEVVDITNTRALTVYYLGGEEGSYYYVPVTKRISNEESDNISAVVEELAKGPAYSSNLLSEFVSDVALLDKPVVEDGKVTLNFNESIFNKAEDKIVSKHILNSLVLSLTEQKGIESVAVTVNGKAELVNDKGEKLSEPVTRPENVNTGSF is encoded by the coding sequence ATGTCAAAGCATAAAAGTACGAAAATTGTATCAGCAGTCATTGTTTCGTCCGTTTTATTATCTGGATGTGGTTTATTAGGAGGAGAAAAAAAAGAACAAATCGATCCTCCAAAAACAGTCACATATACAGAAGATAATGGAACAGCAACAGTAGTAGAAACGGCTGCTTCAGAAAAGAATGGTGAAGAAGTTGCAGAAAAAGGCGTTATGACCGAATTATATTTAGTAGATAAAAATGGCTATGTTGTACCACAATCCATTGATCTTCCGAAAACGGAGTCAGTGGCTAAGCAGGCTGTAGAGTATCTAGTGCAAAATGGTCCAGTTACAGAAATGTTACCTAATGGATTTGCAGCGGTTATTCCAGCTGATACTGCAGTATCTGTGGATATAAAGGAAAAAGTAGCAACTGTAAATTTCTCCAAAGAATTTAAAAATTATAAGCCAGAAGACGAAATGAAAATTGTTCAATCCATTACTTGGACGTTAACTCAATTTGATTCTATTGATAAAGTAAAATTAAAAATGAATGGGCATGAACTAACTGAGATGCCAGTGGGTGGCATGGCGCTATCAAAGAGTGGTTTAACAAGGGATAGCGGTATTAACATGGATACTTCAGAAGTTGTTGATATTACTAATACTAGAGCACTAACTGTGTATTACCTTGGTGGAGAAGAGGGTTCATACTACTACGTACCAGTTACGAAGCGAATTAGTAATGAGGAAAGCGATAATATTAGTGCGGTAGTAGAAGAACTTGCTAAAGGACCGGCTTATTCATCTAATTTGTTAAGTGAGTTTGTTTCTGATGTTGCGCTCTTGGATAAGCCAGTTGTGGAAGATGGAAAAGTAACATTAAACTTTAATGAATCAATTTTTAATAAAGCGGAAGATAAAATTGTTTCTAAACATATTTTAAATTCCCTCGTACTTTCTTTAACGGAACAGAAAGGAATTGAAAGCGTAGCTGTAACGGTGAATGGAAAAGCAGAACTTGTAAATGATAAGGGAGAAAAGCTTTCCGAGCCTGTAACTCGTCCAGAAAATGTGAATACAGGTAGTTTTTAA
- the rph gene encoding ribonuclease PH → MRTDGRQASEIRPIHIDTEYLIHPEGSVLITVGDTKVICTASIEERVPPFMRGEGKGWITAEYSMLPRATQTRNIRESSKGKVSGRTMEIQRLIGRALRAVVDLEAIGERTVWIDCDVIQADGGTRTASITGAFVAMAHALNKLHKDRKLSKYPVVDFLAATSVGILENKEVVLDLNYIEDSAAQVDMNVVMTGNGEFVELQGTGEESTFSYNELQDLLKIAQSGITELFEAQKSVLGEAVVKKIEEARVKKGAKK, encoded by the coding sequence GTGAGGACTGATGGTCGTCAGGCATCTGAGATACGCCCTATACATATTGATACTGAATATCTTATTCATCCAGAAGGGTCCGTACTAATTACTGTTGGTGATACGAAGGTAATATGTACGGCTAGTATAGAGGAGCGGGTCCCTCCTTTTATGAGAGGAGAAGGAAAAGGCTGGATTACGGCTGAGTATTCCATGCTGCCAAGGGCTACACAAACAAGAAATATCCGTGAGTCATCAAAAGGTAAGGTTTCAGGAAGAACAATGGAAATTCAGAGGCTCATTGGAAGAGCGCTAAGAGCAGTCGTTGATCTTGAAGCCATTGGTGAAAGAACCGTATGGATTGACTGTGATGTTATCCAGGCAGACGGTGGAACGAGAACAGCTTCGATAACAGGAGCGTTTGTTGCAATGGCACACGCCTTGAATAAATTGCATAAAGATAGAAAACTTTCAAAGTATCCAGTGGTTGATTTCCTAGCTGCTACGAGTGTTGGTATACTTGAAAACAAAGAAGTTGTACTTGATCTTAATTATATCGAAGACTCTGCGGCGCAAGTTGATATGAATGTTGTTATGACAGGGAATGGTGAATTTGTTGAGCTCCAAGGAACGGGTGAGGAATCTACATTCTCTTACAATGAACTTCAGGATTTGTTGAAAATTGCTCAAAGTGGAATTACAGAGTTATTCGAAGCACAAAAGAGCGTGCTAGGAGAAGCGGTTGTTAAGAAAATTGAGGAAGCAAGGGTTAAAAAAGGTGCGAAGAAATGA
- the racE gene encoding glutamate racemase — MNQPIGVIDSGVGGLTVAKEIMRQLPNEQILYVGDTARCPYGPRSGEEVKKFTWQMTNFLVNKGIKMLVIACNTATAVALEEIQNELSIPVIGVIYPGARTAIKVTKNHQIGVIGTVGTIKSNAYEMALKSINKKSRVTSLACPKFVPLVESGEVDGPIVKKVVAETLAPIKNRGLDTLILGCTHYPLLEKIIKKTMGPTVSVISSGEETAREVSTILFYNGWLALNKDEPQHQFFTTGSKPIFQRIATSWLHAGELSVETIKLS; from the coding sequence TTGAATCAACCGATCGGAGTAATTGACTCTGGGGTTGGCGGATTAACTGTTGCGAAGGAAATTATGCGCCAACTGCCAAATGAGCAAATCCTCTATGTAGGAGACACTGCAAGATGCCCGTACGGCCCGAGAAGCGGTGAAGAGGTAAAGAAATTCACATGGCAAATGACAAATTTCTTAGTAAATAAGGGAATTAAGATGTTAGTAATTGCATGTAACACTGCAACAGCCGTTGCCTTAGAGGAAATTCAAAATGAGCTTTCCATTCCTGTTATAGGTGTCATTTACCCAGGTGCTAGAACGGCTATCAAGGTAACAAAAAACCATCAAATTGGGGTCATTGGTACGGTTGGAACGATTAAGAGCAATGCATATGAGATGGCCTTGAAATCGATCAATAAGAAATCTAGGGTTACTAGTCTTGCTTGTCCGAAGTTTGTTCCTCTCGTTGAAAGTGGAGAAGTAGATGGACCCATTGTGAAAAAAGTGGTAGCCGAGACGCTTGCGCCAATAAAAAATAGGGGCCTCGATACACTTATTTTAGGCTGCACACACTATCCATTGCTTGAAAAGATCATAAAGAAAACGATGGGTCCTACTGTGTCTGTTATTAGCTCTGGTGAGGAAACAGCACGTGAGGTAAGTACCATTCTTTTTTATAATGGGTGGCTAGCGCTGAATAAGGACGAGCCCCAGCATCAGTTTTTTACGACCGGATCAAAGCCAATTTTTCAACGAATCGCTACTAGCTGGTTACATGCAGGTGAATTGAGTGTAGAAACCATTAAACTATCTTAA
- a CDS encoding XTP/dITP diphosphatase produces the protein MKEVIIATKNSGKAKEFVRMFEPHGFQVKTLLDYEEIEDIEENGTTFEENAIIKAETVSKQLNRAVIADDSGLVIDALDGKPGVYSARYAGEQKSDEDNMTKVLRELNGVEPSKRTARFYCALALAVPGQDTVTVHGTCEGVILDEKRGTHGFGYDPIFFVKEKNKAMAELLPEEKSKISHRAVALSHLAKLLPEVFKGE, from the coding sequence ATGAAAGAAGTAATCATAGCAACAAAGAATAGTGGAAAGGCCAAAGAGTTCGTAAGGATGTTTGAGCCTCACGGGTTTCAAGTGAAAACACTCCTTGATTATGAGGAGATTGAGGATATAGAAGAGAACGGAACGACCTTTGAGGAGAATGCCATAATAAAGGCAGAAACGGTGTCAAAGCAATTGAATCGAGCCGTTATTGCTGATGATTCAGGTCTAGTGATTGATGCACTTGACGGGAAACCAGGTGTTTACTCTGCTCGGTATGCAGGAGAACAGAAAAGCGATGAAGACAATATGACGAAAGTGTTAAGGGAATTAAATGGAGTTGAACCCTCAAAGCGTACGGCGCGTTTTTATTGTGCCTTAGCACTTGCTGTTCCCGGTCAAGACACGGTCACTGTACATGGTACTTGTGAGGGCGTGATTTTAGATGAGAAGCGGGGGACTCATGGCTTTGGGTATGACCCTATATTTTTTGTGAAAGAAAAAAATAAAGCGATGGCAGAGCTTTTACCTGAGGAAAAAAGTAAGATAAGCCATCGTGCTGTAGCTTTGAGTCATTTAGCAAAGCTACTACCAGAAGTGTTTAAGGGAGAGTAG
- a CDS encoding MarR family winged helix-turn-helix transcriptional regulator, producing the protein MKVEESKEIEIFADIEKDLRYIAGIIKQKGREILSNYTITPPQFVALQWLFEEGDMTIGELSNKMFLACSTTTDLVDRMEKNKLVMRVKDPNDRRVVRIHLLEEGERIIDEVIKKRQVYLQEVLVNFSTEEVILLKNNLMKLHQEMKEE; encoded by the coding sequence ATGAAAGTAGAAGAATCAAAAGAGATAGAGATTTTTGCTGATATTGAAAAAGATTTGCGTTATATTGCTGGAATTATCAAGCAAAAGGGTAGAGAAATTTTAAGTAACTATACCATTACTCCACCTCAGTTTGTCGCTCTTCAGTGGTTATTTGAAGAAGGAGATATGACGATTGGTGAACTTTCAAATAAAATGTTTCTTGCGTGTAGCACGACAACAGACCTAGTTGACAGAATGGAAAAAAACAAACTGGTTATGCGTGTAAAGGATCCGAATGATCGCCGTGTAGTTCGTATTCACCTTTTAGAAGAAGGAGAACGAATTATTGACGAAGTGATAAAGAAGAGACAGGTATATTTGCAGGAGGTTTTAGTTAACTTTTCTACCGAAGAAGTGATTCTCCTAAAAAATAACTTAATGAAATTACATCAAGAAATGAAAGAAGAATGA
- a CDS encoding ABC transporter ATP-binding protein, translated as MSDVKLLEVSGLKTYFHLENKAVARAVDGVDFYIRPGETVALVGESGSGKSITSLSIMKLINKPGKIEDGRISFGGKDLVGLNDKQMTNVRGKEIGMIFQEPMTALNPVFTIGNQIIETLIRHKKMTKNEARLRAIELLKVVGFPRAEETMKEYPHQLSGGMRQRAMIAIAISCDPKLLIADEPTTALDVTIQAQILDLMDEMKKKFNMAVLLITHDLGVVAEYADRIMVMYGGQIVEETTIEKLFLTPKHPYTMGLLASLPSLEKEVDRLGAIKGTVPPAHRFPVGCRFSDRCPKVMSKCRDKNPSLYETDAEESHRVRCYLYE; from the coding sequence ATGTCAGACGTGAAATTGTTGGAGGTCAGTGGATTAAAAACTTATTTTCATTTAGAAAATAAAGCAGTTGCAAGAGCTGTTGATGGAGTAGATTTTTATATCAGGCCTGGAGAAACGGTTGCTCTCGTTGGGGAATCAGGGAGTGGAAAGAGTATTACATCCCTCTCCATTATGAAGTTAATCAATAAGCCGGGAAAAATTGAAGATGGTCGAATTTCTTTCGGCGGTAAGGATCTAGTTGGTCTTAACGATAAGCAAATGACCAATGTTCGTGGAAAAGAAATCGGTATGATCTTTCAGGAACCGATGACCGCCCTAAATCCAGTTTTTACGATTGGAAATCAAATTATTGAGACTCTGATTCGCCATAAAAAAATGACCAAAAATGAAGCGAGGCTTAGAGCAATTGAGCTTCTAAAGGTCGTTGGTTTTCCGCGTGCTGAGGAAACGATGAAGGAATATCCACATCAACTTTCGGGTGGAATGCGTCAGCGTGCTATGATTGCCATTGCTATTTCTTGTGATCCGAAGCTATTAATAGCTGATGAGCCGACAACTGCTCTAGATGTTACCATTCAAGCTCAAATTTTAGACTTAATGGATGAAATGAAAAAGAAATTTAACATGGCTGTATTGTTAATCACACATGATTTAGGCGTAGTGGCTGAATATGCAGACCGTATCATGGTGATGTATGGCGGCCAAATAGTTGAAGAAACAACAATTGAAAAACTGTTCCTGACACCAAAACATCCGTATACTATGGGGCTACTTGCCAGTTTGCCAAGTTTAGAGAAGGAAGTTGATCGACTTGGCGCAATTAAAGGCACTGTTCCTCCTGCGCATCGTTTTCCTGTTGGCTGTAGGTTCTCGGATCGCTGTCCAAAAGTGATGAGCAAATGTCGTGATAAAAACCCGTCTCTATATGAAACGGATGCAGAAGAAAGTCATCGCGTCCGATGTTACCTGTATGAATAA
- a CDS encoding ABC transporter ATP-binding protein translates to MKLAVIENETRIHTDQDYILQAKNIKKYFPIKGGILKHTIGHVKAVDDVSLSVLRGETLGIVGESGSGKSTLGRVLLRLMDPTEGQIVFEDQDITKMRYRKLRPIRRDMQIVFQDPFASLNPKMSVSELIEEPLIVQTNLTKAERKEKTITLLEKVGLRSEDRFKYPHEFSGGQRQRISIARALTLNPKFVICDEPVSALDVSIQAQVLNLMADLQDEFNLTYLFIAHDLSVVKHISDRVAVMYLGRIAEIAPKKNLYETPLHPYTQALLSAVPSTDILHKKEKIILKGDLPSPSNPPSGCTFRTRCPMVHEKCSEVRPELTEVGNGHLVACHLYTGK, encoded by the coding sequence ATGAAATTGGCAGTCATCGAAAACGAAACAAGGATACATACAGATCAAGATTACATACTTCAGGCGAAAAATATTAAAAAGTACTTTCCCATCAAGGGTGGAATCCTTAAACATACAATTGGACATGTCAAAGCAGTTGATGACGTTAGTCTTAGTGTGTTAAGGGGAGAAACACTAGGAATCGTTGGCGAGTCAGGCTCTGGAAAATCAACACTTGGAAGAGTTTTGCTTCGCTTAATGGATCCGACTGAGGGACAAATCGTTTTTGAGGATCAAGATATAACAAAAATGAGATACCGGAAGCTTCGACCCATTCGGAGAGATATGCAAATTGTTTTCCAAGATCCCTTCGCCTCGTTAAATCCAAAGATGAGCGTGTCCGAATTGATTGAAGAACCGTTAATTGTTCAAACGAACTTAACAAAAGCAGAACGGAAAGAAAAGACAATCACTCTTTTAGAAAAGGTGGGTCTTCGATCGGAGGATCGATTTAAGTATCCACATGAATTTTCTGGTGGACAACGACAGCGTATAAGCATTGCAAGAGCACTAACCTTGAATCCGAAATTTGTTATCTGTGACGAGCCAGTCTCTGCTTTGGACGTTTCGATACAAGCCCAGGTACTAAACTTGATGGCCGACTTACAGGATGAATTTAACTTAACTTATTTATTTATCGCCCATGACTTAAGCGTTGTAAAACACATTAGCGACAGAGTGGCAGTTATGTACTTAGGTCGCATTGCGGAAATAGCGCCGAAGAAGAACCTCTACGAAACTCCATTACATCCATACACACAAGCACTTCTATCAGCAGTTCCATCCACAGACATACTACACAAAAAGGAAAAAATCATATTAAAAGGGGACTTACCAAGTCCATCAAATCCACCGTCAGGCTGTACGTTTCGTACTCGTTGTCCGATGGTTCATGAGAAATGCTCTGAGGTGCGTCCCGAGCTTACAGAGGTGGGAAATGGCCATCTAGTAGCCTGCCACCTTTATACAGGCAAATAA